A genomic window from Synechococcus sp. WH 8016 includes:
- the cobN gene encoding cobaltochelatase subunit CobN yields the protein MHRLSSLPGAESNEVFTVVEQPPAPILFLTSAATDISTLSACLRQPELQHWKEQLRALPLDCLRHPAQIDHYLAATASSARVLVVRLLGGRGHWSYGLEQCRRWQASAQHRTLLVLAGTADQNDELHPIGSVSSMLSQQLALLLREGGMPNMTKVLKAIHPFITSSNEPDPLHDAKDLEPERMADPAPFDWREEPGARVGVLLYRAHARAADTAWCHQLLKALRSRGLAPRALWVSSLRDPVVQQGVQRAFQAQDVQLVVSTTAFASVQFQEAGLGTPLWDGLDLPVLQLLSSGRAKQAWEATTQGLDPIDLSLQVVLPELDGRITTRIGVFREVLDAESSLSTAVKGLVPDAAGLNWLADHARCWVDLRQTEAAEKRVALVLANYPVRNGRLANGVGLDTPASTMNLLNWLAEAGVALGSEPRPDESQALMAQLLSGRSNDPESFHLQPLAYLPLNHYLRWWRRLTPQARSLIEGRWGSPEQAVDLEEKGFAVHGVLFGHVAVLIQPSRGYDPDQISDLHSPDLPPPHRYLAQYLWLQEVHGTQLMVHVGKHGSAEWLPGKSVGLSEACGPGLALAPIPHVYPFIVNDPGEGSQAKRRGHAVILDHLTPPLGRAGLHGSLLSLEALLDEYVEARQVAAERCDVLEHQIKQLLQSLDWPSFSNPANDQPSAADPNNDSWARCLDQVETYLCELKEAQIRTGLHRFGSQPEASIQRELLLAIARSPSGGCQGITQAMAKVVGLECDPWSDEDGAPLSDHDCRTLETLGCDQPRRVSAAVSWLDAQALRLLEQITDAPSEPLSPLLQQWLYDNKEPALLRLRDELLPRLLACASSEKKAFLAALDGRRIASGPSGAPTRGRPDVLPTGRNFYSVDLRGLPTEAAWDLGRRSAEQLLDLYRLEEGEDLRHLALSVWGTATMRNGGEDIAQMFALLGVRPLWDGPTRRMVDLEVIPLSLLARPRVDVTLRMSGLFRDAFPQLVGWVDRAVHLVSALEEADAENPLAAITRQEGPQARIFGSAPGAYGAGLQALIDSGQWENQDDLGEAFLAWSSWSYDGDVQAQANRSGLEAALQHVQVVLHNQDNREHDLLDSDDYYQFHGGMTAAVRRSRGTSVQPWFADHSRQERLRIHSLSREIDKVVRSRLLNPRWIQGMQQHGYKGAFEMGASLDYLFAYDASTEAVPDWCYGAICDQWLLEKDTQDFLSRSNPWVLRDMAERLLEAANRGLWAQPSPDQLEQIRGLVLQAEEAVEKGGLSC from the coding sequence ATGCATCGACTGAGCAGTCTTCCGGGCGCCGAAAGCAACGAGGTTTTCACCGTTGTTGAGCAACCGCCTGCCCCGATTCTTTTCCTGACGAGCGCAGCGACCGATATCAGCACCCTTTCAGCCTGCCTTCGGCAGCCAGAGCTGCAGCACTGGAAGGAGCAATTGCGAGCTTTGCCCCTCGATTGTCTTCGGCATCCCGCTCAAATTGATCACTATCTGGCCGCAACAGCGAGCTCGGCTCGGGTGCTGGTGGTGCGCCTGCTGGGTGGTCGAGGTCACTGGAGTTATGGGCTTGAACAGTGCCGCCGTTGGCAGGCGTCTGCGCAACATCGAACCTTGCTTGTTTTGGCGGGGACCGCCGATCAAAACGACGAACTCCATCCGATTGGATCGGTGTCTTCGATGCTGTCTCAACAATTAGCTCTGTTGTTGCGCGAAGGGGGGATGCCCAACATGACTAAGGTTTTGAAGGCGATTCATCCCTTCATCACCAGCAGCAACGAACCAGATCCCCTTCACGACGCCAAGGATCTTGAGCCGGAACGGATGGCGGACCCAGCCCCGTTTGACTGGCGTGAGGAACCAGGGGCAAGGGTTGGTGTTTTGCTGTATCGGGCCCATGCCCGCGCGGCTGACACGGCCTGGTGTCATCAATTGTTGAAGGCCCTGAGAAGCCGTGGCCTCGCACCGCGTGCGCTCTGGGTGAGCAGCTTGAGAGATCCCGTGGTTCAGCAGGGGGTGCAACGAGCGTTTCAAGCACAGGATGTTCAGCTCGTGGTCAGCACCACAGCGTTTGCATCGGTCCAGTTCCAGGAGGCAGGGCTGGGCACTCCCCTTTGGGATGGTCTTGATCTGCCGGTCTTGCAGCTGCTTTCTTCCGGACGAGCCAAGCAGGCCTGGGAAGCCACCACCCAGGGGCTCGATCCCATCGATCTCTCCCTTCAAGTGGTGCTTCCTGAGTTGGATGGACGCATCACCACAAGAATCGGAGTCTTCCGCGAAGTCCTGGATGCGGAATCCAGTTTGTCGACGGCGGTCAAAGGTTTGGTTCCCGACGCTGCTGGGCTGAATTGGCTGGCCGATCATGCCCGTTGTTGGGTGGATCTTCGTCAGACGGAGGCAGCAGAGAAGCGGGTGGCATTGGTGCTCGCGAATTACCCCGTTCGCAATGGTCGTTTGGCCAATGGGGTTGGTCTGGATACACCCGCCAGCACCATGAACCTCTTGAACTGGCTCGCTGAAGCCGGTGTTGCGCTTGGGAGTGAGCCGCGGCCTGATGAGTCGCAAGCGCTCATGGCCCAATTGTTGTCGGGACGCAGCAACGATCCGGAGAGTTTTCACCTTCAGCCTCTTGCCTATCTGCCCCTCAATCACTATTTGCGCTGGTGGCGACGGCTCACACCCCAAGCCCGATCCCTGATTGAGGGTCGTTGGGGTTCACCGGAACAGGCCGTGGATCTTGAGGAGAAGGGGTTTGCGGTGCATGGCGTGCTGTTTGGGCATGTGGCCGTGTTGATTCAGCCCAGCCGTGGCTATGACCCCGATCAAATCAGCGATCTCCACTCCCCTGATCTCCCTCCACCGCATCGATATTTGGCCCAATATCTGTGGCTTCAGGAGGTGCATGGCACCCAGCTGATGGTCCATGTGGGCAAACATGGCAGCGCGGAATGGCTACCGGGTAAGTCGGTTGGACTGAGTGAAGCCTGTGGGCCAGGCCTGGCGCTCGCTCCGATTCCGCATGTGTATCCGTTCATCGTGAATGATCCAGGCGAGGGATCCCAAGCCAAGCGTCGGGGCCATGCCGTGATTCTTGATCACCTCACCCCACCCTTGGGTCGGGCTGGGCTGCACGGATCTTTGCTGTCTCTCGAAGCCTTGTTGGATGAGTACGTGGAGGCGCGTCAGGTTGCTGCTGAGCGTTGTGACGTGCTCGAGCATCAAATCAAGCAGCTGCTTCAAAGCCTGGATTGGCCTTCCTTCTCGAATCCAGCGAACGATCAACCCAGCGCAGCTGATCCAAACAACGACTCCTGGGCCCGCTGTCTTGATCAGGTGGAGACCTATCTCTGTGAGTTGAAGGAGGCGCAAATCAGAACGGGCCTGCATCGTTTTGGCAGCCAGCCTGAAGCCTCGATTCAACGGGAGCTCCTGCTGGCGATTGCGCGATCGCCGTCGGGTGGCTGCCAAGGCATCACCCAGGCGATGGCCAAGGTGGTTGGACTGGAATGCGACCCCTGGTCGGATGAAGACGGTGCGCCTCTGAGCGACCACGACTGCAGAACCCTTGAGACGTTGGGCTGTGATCAGCCCAGACGGGTCTCGGCCGCTGTGAGTTGGCTCGATGCTCAAGCACTCCGCTTGTTGGAGCAGATCACAGATGCGCCCTCAGAGCCATTGAGCCCTTTGCTGCAGCAGTGGCTTTACGACAACAAGGAGCCTGCTTTGCTGCGCTTGCGCGACGAGCTGTTACCGCGTTTATTGGCTTGTGCTTCCAGTGAAAAGAAGGCCTTCCTTGCTGCTTTAGACGGGCGAAGGATCGCGAGCGGCCCCTCTGGCGCCCCAACACGAGGACGTCCAGATGTGTTGCCAACGGGGCGTAATTTCTATTCCGTTGATCTGCGTGGTCTTCCTACCGAAGCGGCTTGGGATTTAGGGCGGCGAAGCGCTGAGCAATTGTTGGACCTCTACCGACTTGAGGAAGGAGAGGATCTACGGCACCTCGCATTGTCTGTCTGGGGTACAGCCACGATGCGCAACGGCGGTGAAGACATCGCCCAAATGTTTGCCCTGCTTGGCGTTCGTCCTCTCTGGGATGGGCCAACACGGCGCATGGTGGACTTGGAAGTGATTCCTTTGAGCCTGTTGGCTCGACCCAGGGTGGATGTCACCTTGCGGATGTCTGGACTGTTTCGCGATGCCTTCCCTCAGCTTGTGGGCTGGGTGGATCGTGCTGTGCACCTGGTCTCGGCACTCGAGGAAGCAGACGCTGAAAATCCGCTTGCTGCGATCACCCGTCAGGAGGGTCCTCAAGCCAGGATTTTTGGATCGGCACCGGGTGCCTATGGCGCTGGATTGCAGGCCTTGATCGATTCAGGTCAATGGGAGAACCAGGACGACCTTGGCGAGGCTTTCTTAGCCTGGAGTTCCTGGAGTTATGACGGCGACGTTCAAGCCCAGGCCAATCGCTCTGGTTTGGAAGCTGCTCTTCAGCATGTGCAGGTGGTTCTGCATAACCAGGACAACAGGGAGCACGATTTACTCGACTCTGATGACTATTACCAGTTCCATGGGGGCATGACGGCAGCGGTGCGGCGCTCAAGAGGAACCTCTGTGCAGCCCTGGTTTGCGGACCATTCTCGCCAAGAGCGGCTTCGCATTCATTCGCTCAGCCGTGAAATCGACAAGGTGGTGAGAAGTCGGTTGTTAAACCCTCGCTGGATTCAGGGAATGCAACAGCACGGCTACAAGGGGGCGTTCGAAATGGGAGCCAGCCTTGATTACTTGTTTGCCTACGACGCCTCAACCGAAGCGGTTCCTGACTGGTGCTACGGGGCCATCTGTGATCAGTGGCTGCTGGAAAAGGACACACAAGACTTTTTGAGCCGATCCAATCCCTGGGTCCTCAGAGACATGGCCGAACGATTGCTGGAAGCGGCCAACCGAGGGTTGTGGGCTCAACCGTCCCCCGATCAGCTCGAGCAGATCAGGGGATTGGTCCTCCAAGCGGAGGAGGCTGTCGAGAAAGGAGGTCTTAGTTGTTGA
- a CDS encoding PHP domain-containing protein: MPAGVVFVKQRLRRSQLVTPDQHPLRAVLETIGPESCPGSLNFHCHTVCSDGSLEPVALIEQATARKLSHIAVTDHHSIAAYEPMLDWLDRARTRGVNTPTLWSGMEISCILQGCLVHVLALGFTPGHPALMPYSSGDAAVGAPLRAGEVRKAIHNAGGLAILAHPGRYRLSFSVLIDEAAELGFDGGEAWYDYDMQQHWACTPLICESIDQQLKNLGLLRTCGTDTHGLDLKGR, translated from the coding sequence ATGCCCGCTGGCGTCGTCTTCGTGAAGCAGCGCTTGCGCAGGAGTCAGTTGGTGACGCCTGATCAGCACCCGTTGCGGGCTGTCCTCGAAACGATTGGACCAGAGAGCTGCCCTGGCTCGCTGAATTTTCATTGCCACACCGTTTGCAGTGACGGAAGCCTGGAACCCGTGGCTCTGATTGAACAAGCCACGGCTCGGAAGCTGAGTCACATCGCAGTCACGGATCACCATTCGATCGCTGCCTATGAACCGATGCTCGACTGGCTTGATCGCGCTCGCACTCGCGGCGTAAACACGCCGACGCTTTGGAGTGGGATGGAAATCAGCTGCATCCTGCAAGGTTGTTTGGTCCATGTCCTTGCCCTTGGCTTCACGCCAGGACATCCCGCACTTATGCCCTATTCCAGCGGCGATGCCGCTGTGGGCGCCCCTCTGAGGGCTGGTGAGGTTCGCAAAGCGATTCACAACGCTGGCGGCCTGGCAATCCTGGCCCATCCGGGGCGCTACAGATTGAGCTTCTCAGTGTTGATTGATGAAGCGGCTGAACTGGGTTTCGACGGGGGTGAAGCCTGGTACGACTACGACATGCAACAGCACTGGGCCTGCACGCCGTTGATCTGTGAATCGATCGACCAACAGTTGAAGAACCTTGGCCTTTTGCGTACCTGCGGCACCGATACCCACGGGTTGGACCTAAAAGGCCGCTAA
- the hemJ gene encoding protoporphyrinogen oxidase HemJ: protein MTLTLPPEAYLWFKTLHIVGVVVWFAGLFYLVRLFIYHVEAEEEESPVREAFKAQYAVMERRLANIITTPGLILTVTMAAGLLIVQPSWLHQGWMHAKLGFVGLLLAYHVFCYRLMGQLQAGVCQWSGRQLRALNELPTLLLVLVVMLVVFKTQFPTGAATWLTVGLVVFMAATIQFYARWRRLREAALAQESVGDA, encoded by the coding sequence ATGACACTGACGCTTCCACCTGAGGCTTACCTGTGGTTCAAGACCCTTCACATTGTTGGAGTGGTGGTCTGGTTCGCCGGGCTGTTCTATCTCGTCAGGCTGTTCATCTATCACGTTGAAGCAGAGGAGGAAGAGTCGCCTGTACGCGAAGCCTTCAAGGCCCAGTACGCCGTGATGGAACGGCGCCTCGCCAACATCATCACCACACCTGGTTTGATCCTCACCGTGACGATGGCCGCGGGGCTCTTGATCGTGCAGCCGTCCTGGCTGCACCAAGGCTGGATGCACGCAAAGCTCGGTTTTGTGGGGCTGTTATTGGCCTATCACGTGTTCTGTTATCGACTGATGGGCCAACTTCAGGCTGGGGTCTGCCAATGGAGTGGTCGGCAACTCCGAGCTCTCAACGAACTGCCCACGCTGCTGTTGGTCTTGGTGGTGATGCTGGTGGTGTTTAAAACGCAATTCCCCACAGGGGCAGCAACCTGGTTAACCGTTGGTCTGGTGGTGTTCATGGCCGCAACGATTCAGTTTTATGCCCGCTGGCGTCGTCTTCGTGAAGCAGCGCTTGCGCAGGAGTCAGTTGGTGACGCCTGA
- a CDS encoding cryptochrome/photolyase family protein, with translation MEITLVFPHQLFAHHPGIRANRSIALIADGLILGGDPQWPLSIHPRKRQLHQQSMLAYQRRLESQGHRLITLTPNAQQQTSDLLSELIDSGYQTFYLADPIDDLLTKRVRNTLQQRGCVLEILPTPMLLTPTEVMDDHFNGRRKPMMANFYQMQRKRLGVLIDDQGAPVGGRWSYDADNRKKLPKGITVPEAPSIDLPVDHLSAEHWLDTFLEQRLAGFGTYEDAISSHHRVMWHSVLTPMLNLGLLTPQQVLNRTLEAADSVEIPLNSLEGFLRQIIGWREFMAAMYLRHGVTMRNSNFWNFEDRPIPDAFYQGTTGIPPIDDAIKRAIDTGYCHHIERLMLLGNMMLLCGFHPTRIYTWFMELFVDAYDWVMVPNVYGMSQFADGGIFTSKPYLSGSNYVRKMSDYKPGDWCGIWDGLFWSFIHRHGEFFRSQPRLAMMARNLDRMAPEVMETHYTKAQQFLDSLS, from the coding sequence ATGGAAATCACCCTTGTTTTTCCCCATCAGCTGTTCGCGCACCATCCGGGGATTCGTGCCAACAGAAGCATTGCCCTGATTGCTGACGGCTTAATTCTCGGTGGTGATCCTCAATGGCCACTCTCGATCCATCCCCGCAAGCGCCAGTTGCATCAACAATCGATGCTGGCCTACCAAAGGCGTCTGGAATCCCAAGGCCATCGCCTCATCACGCTGACGCCCAATGCCCAGCAACAGACGTCAGATCTTCTGAGCGAACTGATCGACTCTGGCTACCAAACGTTTTACCTCGCTGATCCAATCGATGATCTTTTAACCAAAAGAGTCAGAAACACGCTGCAACAACGTGGTTGTGTCTTAGAAATTCTGCCCACTCCGATGTTGCTTACGCCAACCGAAGTGATGGATGACCATTTCAATGGTCGACGCAAGCCAATGATGGCCAACTTCTATCAAATGCAGCGCAAGCGCTTAGGGGTCTTGATCGATGATCAAGGAGCTCCTGTGGGTGGACGTTGGAGTTATGACGCGGACAACCGTAAAAAACTTCCCAAGGGAATCACAGTTCCTGAGGCACCATCGATTGATTTGCCCGTTGATCACTTATCAGCAGAACATTGGTTAGACACCTTTCTGGAACAAAGATTGGCTGGTTTTGGCACCTATGAAGATGCCATCAGCTCCCATCACCGCGTGATGTGGCATAGCGTGCTGACGCCGATGCTCAACCTCGGACTGCTCACGCCCCAACAGGTTTTGAATAGAACCCTGGAGGCCGCAGACAGCGTTGAGATCCCCCTGAATTCTCTTGAAGGTTTTCTGAGACAGATCATTGGTTGGCGTGAATTCATGGCTGCCATGTACTTGCGCCATGGAGTCACGATGCGCAATAGCAATTTTTGGAATTTTGAAGATCGCCCTATTCCCGATGCTTTCTATCAAGGAACAACAGGAATCCCTCCGATTGATGATGCTATCAAACGCGCGATAGACACGGGCTATTGTCATCATATTGAGCGCTTAATGTTGCTTGGAAATATGATGCTTCTTTGCGGCTTTCACCCCACCCGTATCTACACCTGGTTCATGGAACTATTCGTGGATGCCTACGATTGGGTGATGGTCCCCAATGTCTATGGAATGAGTCAATTTGCTGACGGAGGAATCTTTACGAGTAAGCCTTATTTATCTGGATCAAATTATGTGCGCAAAATGTCTGACTACAAACCTGGAGATTGGTGCGGCATTTGGGACGGCTTGTTTTGGAGTTTCATTCACCGCCACGGAGAATTTTTCCGATCTCAACCCCGCCTGGCGATGATGGCTCGAAATCTTGATCGCATGGCGCCTGAGGTCATGGAAACGCATTACACCAAGGCACAACAATTTCTTGACTCGCTCAGCTAG
- the uvrC gene encoding excinuclease ABC subunit UvrC has translation MQRPLLEQPERLEQRLKEIPPEPGCYLMRDADDRLLYVGKSKTLRSRVRSYFRSSHDLSPRIRLMVRQICEIEFIVTDSEAEALALESNLIKNQQPHFNVLLKDDKKYPYLCITWSEPYPRIFITRRRRFRSPLDRFYGPYVDVGLLRRTLFLVKRVFPLRQRPRPLYPNRTCLNYSIGRCPGVCQEKVSSEDYHKILRKVAMVFQGRSDELRQLLNQQMERYAERLDFESAARIRDQLQGIDQLTADQKMSLPDASVSRDVLAVAQDDHFAAIQLFQMRAGKLVGRLGFAADATDLGSGLILQRVIEEHYSQVDAVEIPPEVLVQHQLPQQSLIADWLSEQRERKVQVLHPQRRQKADLIDLVMRNAEFELGRARQSQEQQALATEDLAQLLELTTPPRRIEGYDISHIQGSDAVASQVVFIDGLPAKQHYRRYKIQSSSIQAGHSDDFMAMAEIMRRRFRKWARVKAEGADLSEIRRQSSSSLNMDGLHDWPDVVMIDGGKGQLSAVMEALRELDLHEDLVVCSLAKQREEIFLPEAKQPLESEPDQLGVALLRRLRDEAHRFAVTFHRQQRGQRMKRSRLSDIPGLGPKRVRDLLAHFQSIDAIQLASVDQLHQAPGVGLSLAKQIRAYFHPQEAEEDNVVMAGEDTA, from the coding sequence ATGCAGCGTCCTTTGCTTGAGCAACCGGAGCGCCTGGAACAGCGCCTGAAAGAGATCCCCCCTGAGCCGGGCTGCTATCTCATGCGCGATGCCGACGATCGCTTGCTGTACGTCGGAAAATCAAAAACCTTGCGTAGCAGGGTGCGTAGTTACTTTCGCAGCAGCCATGACCTGAGCCCACGCATCCGCTTGATGGTGCGGCAGATCTGCGAAATCGAGTTCATCGTCACGGACAGCGAGGCGGAAGCGCTCGCGCTGGAATCCAATCTCATCAAAAACCAGCAACCGCATTTCAATGTGCTGCTGAAGGACGATAAAAAATATCCCTATCTGTGCATTACGTGGAGCGAACCATACCCTCGCATTTTTATTACCCGACGTCGGAGATTTCGCAGCCCTCTTGATCGTTTTTACGGACCCTATGTGGATGTGGGCTTACTCAGAAGAACCCTCTTTCTCGTCAAACGAGTGTTTCCCCTACGCCAACGACCACGTCCTCTTTATCCAAATCGCACCTGCCTTAATTATTCGATTGGCCGTTGCCCAGGAGTGTGTCAAGAGAAGGTAAGTTCTGAAGATTATCACAAAATTTTACGCAAAGTTGCGATGGTCTTCCAAGGTCGAAGCGACGAACTTCGGCAACTCCTTAATCAGCAGATGGAACGCTATGCCGAGAGGCTTGATTTTGAATCTGCTGCCAGAATACGCGATCAACTTCAAGGAATTGATCAGTTAACTGCGGATCAAAAAATGAGCTTACCGGATGCATCCGTGAGCAGAGATGTGCTTGCCGTTGCCCAAGATGATCATTTTGCAGCGATTCAATTGTTTCAAATGCGTGCTGGAAAACTGGTTGGTCGTCTTGGTTTTGCAGCAGATGCAACAGACCTAGGGTCGGGATTAATCCTTCAGAGGGTCATTGAAGAGCACTACAGCCAGGTCGACGCCGTTGAAATACCTCCGGAAGTTTTAGTGCAGCATCAGCTTCCGCAACAGTCCTTGATTGCCGACTGGTTAAGCGAACAAAGAGAGCGCAAAGTTCAGGTGTTGCATCCTCAAAGACGCCAAAAGGCAGATCTGATTGATTTAGTGATGCGAAACGCTGAATTTGAATTAGGCCGGGCTCGCCAAAGCCAGGAACAGCAAGCCTTGGCAACGGAAGATCTGGCTCAACTTCTTGAATTAACCACACCTCCACGACGAATCGAGGGCTATGACATCAGTCATATTCAGGGCAGTGATGCCGTTGCCTCACAGGTGGTCTTCATCGACGGGCTTCCTGCCAAGCAGCATTACCGCCGCTACAAAATCCAAAGCAGCAGCATTCAGGCCGGTCACAGCGATGACTTCATGGCCATGGCAGAAATCATGCGCAGGCGCTTTCGCAAATGGGCCCGCGTGAAAGCTGAAGGAGCTGACCTGTCTGAAATCAGGCGCCAATCCAGCAGCAGCCTGAACATGGATGGACTCCATGACTGGCCAGATGTCGTGATGATTGACGGGGGCAAGGGTCAGCTATCCGCCGTGATGGAAGCCTTGCGCGAGTTGGATTTGCATGAGGATCTTGTGGTGTGTTCCCTGGCCAAACAACGGGAAGAGATTTTCCTCCCGGAAGCCAAGCAGCCCCTTGAAAGCGAGCCCGACCAACTTGGAGTGGCCTTGCTGCGACGCTTACGCGACGAGGCGCATCGCTTTGCCGTGACCTTCCATCGGCAGCAGAGAGGGCAGCGAATGAAACGCTCACGCCTGTCTGACATCCCCGGGCTGGGCCCCAAACGCGTGCGAGATCTTCTCGCCCACTTTCAATCGATTGACGCCATTCAACTCGCCAGCGTGGATCAGCTCCATCAAGCCCCCGGGGTAGGGCTCTCGCTGGCCAAGCAGATTCGCGCCTATTTTCATCCTCAGGAAGCTGAAGAGGACAACGTGGTGATGGCAGGCGAGGACACGGCATGA
- the coaD gene encoding pantetheine-phosphate adenylyltransferase → MRALYPGSFDPLTLGHLDLIERGCSLFGEVVVAVLQNPGKSPAFSLDQRLEQITQATSHLQGVTVTSFNGLTVTCAREHGAQLILRGLRAMSDFEYELQIAHTNRSLDSEFETIFLSTAAHYSFLSSSVVKEVARFGGRVEHMVPAVVAEDLKRFFNSAL, encoded by the coding sequence ATGCGCGCTCTCTACCCGGGCAGTTTTGATCCTCTCACCCTTGGACATCTCGATTTAATCGAGCGTGGCTGTTCTCTGTTCGGGGAAGTGGTGGTTGCTGTTCTCCAGAACCCAGGGAAATCCCCTGCTTTCAGCCTTGATCAACGGCTGGAGCAAATCACCCAGGCCACCTCCCATCTGCAAGGGGTCACGGTGACCAGCTTTAACGGCCTGACGGTGACCTGCGCTCGCGAACATGGTGCCCAGTTGATTTTGCGCGGCTTACGCGCGATGAGCGACTTCGAATATGAGCTTCAGATCGCTCATACGAACCGATCTTTGGATTCTGAATTTGAGACCATTTTCCTCAGTACGGCAGCCCACTACAGCTTTTTGAGTAGTTCGGTTGTGAAGGAAGTGGCCCGTTTTGGAGGTCGTGTTGAACACATGGTTCCAGCGGTGGTGGCGGAGGACCTCAAGAGGTTCTTTAATTCGGCTTTATAA
- the dacB gene encoding D-alanyl-D-alanine carboxypeptidase/D-alanyl-D-alanine-endopeptidase: MKAALLFLTLAATTTASMPGRAEPALLTLPAPPSDQPLPDLQQQGRSCVPLQQALNRLLAPVARAWSVSVVNSNGDLLGDVNGAMARIPASNQKLISTAFALDQLGPDFRLRTQLVQRADGTLELKGQGDPDLGIAGLQRFAMAAMGQGGARGTTTGPVNLMVREEPRQNWWPNDWHPADRAYAYGAPITRLALTSNALGGAVSDPYRRLETLFKKEVKRRGGSVQVQQARPIRNTDQPQQSDDQIVLHEETSAPMHALLSLANTESHNFTAEVLLRQAADQWDVRAASAAAHRWMQQQGIPVQGLRVADGSGLSRNNRVSSQTIAALLMRMDQHPYASYYQASMAIAGQRGTLRNYFIGSPIQGKFWGKTGTISGVRSISGILQTADGPRYVSMISNGASRPNATIGQILRTVYSLSPCPSSI, encoded by the coding sequence ATGAAAGCAGCTCTCCTTTTCCTCACGCTGGCGGCGACCACAACAGCGTCGATGCCTGGTCGGGCCGAGCCTGCCCTGCTGACCCTTCCCGCACCACCCTCTGACCAGCCTCTTCCCGATCTTCAACAACAGGGGCGCTCCTGTGTTCCTCTGCAGCAAGCCTTGAATCGCTTGCTAGCCCCCGTTGCCAGGGCATGGAGCGTGTCAGTGGTCAACAGCAATGGAGATCTGCTGGGTGACGTGAATGGCGCGATGGCGCGCATTCCAGCCTCCAATCAAAAGCTGATCAGTACAGCCTTCGCTCTCGACCAGTTGGGTCCTGATTTCCGCCTGCGTACGCAACTCGTCCAACGTGCCGACGGCACCCTTGAACTCAAAGGTCAAGGGGATCCTGATCTTGGAATTGCAGGTCTACAGCGGTTTGCCATGGCAGCCATGGGCCAGGGAGGAGCGCGGGGAACCACCACCGGGCCCGTGAACTTGATGGTGCGAGAAGAACCCCGTCAGAACTGGTGGCCGAACGATTGGCACCCTGCAGATCGCGCCTATGCCTATGGAGCGCCGATTACGCGGTTGGCCCTTACCAGCAACGCCCTGGGAGGGGCCGTGAGCGATCCCTATCGACGCCTAGAAACCCTGTTCAAGAAAGAGGTGAAGCGTCGCGGTGGAAGCGTTCAGGTTCAACAAGCGCGACCGATCCGCAACACCGATCAACCACAACAAAGCGACGATCAGATCGTGCTGCATGAGGAAACCTCTGCTCCGATGCACGCTCTGCTCAGCCTTGCCAACACGGAAAGTCATAACTTCACAGCTGAAGTGCTGCTCCGACAAGCAGCCGACCAATGGGACGTGAGAGCGGCCTCAGCGGCCGCGCACCGCTGGATGCAACAACAAGGAATCCCTGTGCAGGGACTCAGGGTTGCCGATGGCAGTGGACTGTCGCGCAACAACCGCGTATCCAGTCAGACCATCGCTGCGTTATTAATGCGGATGGATCAACATCCCTACGCTTCCTACTACCAAGCGTCCATGGCGATTGCTGGACAGCGAGGGACGCTGCGCAATTACTTCATCGGCTCGCCCATTCAAGGCAAGTTTTGGGGAAAAACTGGCACCATCAGCGGTGTGCGCTCAATTTCTGGCATTCTCCAAACCGCGGACGGTCCGCGATACGTGAGCATGATTTCGAATGGTGCAAGCCGACCGAACGCAACGATCGGCCAAATTTTAAGAACCGTCTACAGCCTCAGCCCGTGCCCTTCATCGATCTGA
- a CDS encoding DUF4330 domain-containing protein codes for MALKDRLRGVPALDATAGLIALLAVGGVLWSPKLSNTFAKANGSVKPVQVMVDVRRVSAAEPEALVQEALAAGRTSIIIRNQPAGSVKLIRVEDINRVLVAVQPDGSVVTAPDPNRASINDLNARFVLEGDATVSKSGVVLAGTKLKVGTPVELEGALYRLNGTVSGVKVQ; via the coding sequence ATGGCTTTAAAAGACCGATTGCGCGGAGTGCCAGCTCTGGATGCCACCGCTGGACTGATCGCACTCTTGGCGGTTGGCGGCGTGCTTTGGAGTCCAAAACTCTCCAACACGTTTGCCAAAGCCAACGGGTCGGTCAAACCCGTGCAAGTGATGGTCGACGTGCGTCGTGTGAGCGCAGCTGAACCCGAAGCGTTGGTGCAGGAAGCTCTTGCGGCTGGACGGACCAGCATCATCATTCGCAATCAACCCGCCGGAAGCGTCAAGCTCATTCGCGTTGAGGACATCAACCGCGTCCTGGTGGCGGTACAACCCGATGGATCCGTCGTGACAGCCCCCGATCCCAACCGGGCAAGCATTAACGATCTGAATGCTCGCTTTGTGTTGGAAGGCGATGCAACCGTCTCGAAATCTGGCGTGGTTCTTGCTGGTACCAAGTTGAAAGTCGGCACACCCGTAGAACTGGAAGGTGCGCTTTACCGCCTGAATGGGACCGTTAGCGGTGTCAAGGTGCAATGA